A DNA window from Luteolibacter luteus contains the following coding sequences:
- a CDS encoding glycosyltransferase, translated as MEQLSIDGKFFRSGGRRVDVRMVTYGPLPGGWPGDFSEDFDRIAAAGFNAIRLYEMPVRRLLDAAQSRGLRVFAGLRWPQAMDFLKDGRILASTHVALAEHLREVEGHAALAGVFVANEVPADLVRWMGPVKVRKTIEELISLGKEIRPDILWCYGNYPSTEYLEPENADFTAFNVYLENEGAFRKYLRRLHHIAGDRPVMISEFGLDSRRNGTAKQAEALSWAIRAAREEGIAGMTVYAWTDRWWNAEMEVIDWDFGLIDRENQAKPALDGVTAALRIESDAGAAETISVIVCTRNGSSRIGACLKALERQTLTAHEIIVVDDGSTDGTADLVEKSFPDVILLQLEPSGLSAARNAGAEAATGSIVAFTDDDCEADQDWLAGLSQTFAKGWDAAGGPNLPPPPQNGAEAVVAAAPGAPSHVMLDDEEAEHLPGCNIAVRRAAYFDIGGFDPQFRTAGDDVDFCWRLRDKGYRLGFSPTAFVWHHRRPSLRGYLKQQIGYGKAEALLIAKHPARFTSSGDAKWDGFVYSGGPVRAVEGSIIYHGPMGQAGYQGVVDRMQPLRPLDPDFDKPLERAQLALLSWLQPRLRSWYRCGRWSTAAVAHNGHSPLLPCKEISIWSQEGKTRDEFLQMLLKQGWKPCGASELWDVEKNGSRLLLATERGDGVGKLTLVRIGGDQPELDCLR; from the coding sequence ATGGAGCAACTGAGCATCGATGGCAAATTCTTCCGGTCCGGGGGAAGGCGCGTCGACGTGCGCATGGTGACCTACGGGCCATTGCCGGGCGGCTGGCCTGGTGATTTTTCGGAAGACTTCGACCGGATTGCCGCTGCCGGCTTCAATGCGATCCGTCTCTATGAGATGCCCGTCCGTCGCCTGCTGGACGCGGCACAGTCCCGCGGGCTCCGTGTCTTTGCCGGGCTGAGATGGCCGCAAGCAATGGATTTCCTGAAGGACGGGCGCATTCTGGCCTCCACCCATGTGGCCTTGGCTGAACACCTGCGAGAGGTGGAGGGACATGCGGCGTTGGCAGGGGTCTTCGTGGCCAACGAGGTACCTGCCGATCTGGTCCGCTGGATGGGCCCGGTGAAGGTGCGGAAGACCATCGAAGAACTGATCTCGCTCGGAAAGGAGATCCGGCCGGACATCCTGTGGTGCTACGGCAACTATCCGAGCACGGAGTATCTGGAGCCGGAGAATGCGGACTTCACGGCTTTCAACGTCTATCTGGAGAACGAGGGAGCCTTCCGGAAGTACCTGCGACGGCTTCACCACATCGCGGGTGATCGCCCGGTGATGATTTCGGAGTTCGGCCTGGATTCACGGCGAAATGGAACGGCGAAACAGGCCGAGGCACTCTCATGGGCCATCCGCGCCGCGCGGGAGGAAGGGATCGCAGGCATGACGGTCTATGCCTGGACCGACCGCTGGTGGAATGCGGAAATGGAAGTCATCGATTGGGACTTCGGATTGATCGATCGCGAGAACCAGGCCAAGCCAGCCCTCGATGGAGTGACGGCGGCCTTGCGGATTGAATCCGATGCCGGAGCAGCGGAAACGATTTCGGTCATCGTTTGCACACGGAATGGAAGCTCGCGGATCGGTGCCTGCCTCAAAGCTCTCGAACGCCAGACCCTGACAGCGCATGAGATCATCGTGGTCGACGATGGCTCGACGGATGGTACGGCAGATCTCGTAGAAAAGAGTTTCCCTGATGTCATCTTGCTGCAACTCGAGCCATCCGGCCTAAGTGCCGCGCGAAATGCGGGTGCTGAGGCAGCCACCGGCAGCATCGTCGCATTCACCGATGATGATTGCGAGGCGGATCAGGACTGGCTGGCCGGACTCTCGCAGACATTCGCCAAAGGCTGGGATGCAGCCGGGGGGCCGAATCTACCGCCTCCTCCGCAAAACGGGGCAGAAGCGGTCGTGGCCGCCGCTCCGGGTGCCCCGAGCCATGTGATGCTCGATGATGAGGAAGCGGAGCACCTGCCGGGGTGTAATATCGCAGTACGACGCGCGGCGTACTTCGACATCGGCGGCTTTGATCCGCAGTTCAGGACCGCTGGCGACGACGTCGACTTCTGCTGGCGACTGCGCGATAAGGGTTATCGCCTCGGTTTTTCGCCCACAGCCTTTGTCTGGCATCATCGCCGGCCATCCCTTCGCGGATACCTCAAGCAACAGATCGGCTACGGCAAGGCCGAGGCGCTGCTTATCGCCAAGCACCCCGCACGCTTCACCTCGAGCGGCGATGCGAAGTGGGACGGCTTCGTTTATTCAGGCGGGCCCGTGAGAGCAGTGGAGGGATCCATCATCTACCACGGACCCATGGGCCAGGCGGGCTACCAAGGCGTGGTGGACCGCATGCAACCGCTCAGGCCGCTTGATCCCGATTTCGACAAACCGCTCGAGCGTGCTCAACTGGCGCTGCTCTCATGGCTGCAACCTCGTCTCCGCTCTTGGTATCGCTGTGGCCGGTGGAGCACTGCTGCGGTCGCACACAATGGGCATTCTCCCCTCCTGCCGTGCAAGGAGATCTCGATCTGGTCCCAAGAAGGCAAGACGCGAGATGAGTTTCTCCAGATGCTCCTTAAACAGGGTTGGAAGCCCTGCGGTGCCAGCGAGCTCTGGGATGTGGAGAAGAACGGAAGCCGCTTGCTGCTGGCCACCGAGCGGGGAGACGGCGTCGGAAAACTGACCTTGGTCCGGATTGGGGGAGATCAGCCTGAGCTTGACTGCCTGCGATAG
- a CDS encoding DEAD/DEAH box helicase, giving the protein METKPDIHEFFDDERWRERFEEECLLIGQKLRPKVRDLKGDWPDEENFILSANIAGEESEINLWISGDDWDFETGCTCEVRTFCPHAAALLEEAGKPKNLSRVLEGRPARITASPQALSMPVAAEDTPHLELTPSFRLEILREETETKVVRLLLQALKIPDSGDWVVARPLAIYGEHRIPLGGIPGPREYHVETAQGPLVIRRDIAAEMNAILLLQQAGLASLAGHSQFRFLLGLAGKRKAGTLSEAGLWFPNPGHGTLGEYWPWLRAAGAATLEANGWTVFFDHAVGHEVIDLDPEGFIYTLEDDGSGWFHLSVGFDVAGKQLDLLPILAQLLDRGALETTLEFPADGHFLHHLEDGRALRLPAARIRRILKQFAALIDPRRFKGGKLKLHPLDAAAIVTSEELGIQAPEKLAELATKLTSFSGIEKIPQPGGIKAELREYQLEGFHWMQFIARHELHGILADDMGLGKTLQTITHILAEKDSGRSQGKPALVIAPTSVVPNWRAEAQKFAPSLRILMLDGPQRKKYFRSIPYADLVLTSYALVQRDIDKLKEHGFHLVVLDEAQYVKNPGSKMAQAVCQLEARHRLCLSGTPVENHLGELWSLMRFLMPGFLGGQEDFNRRFRTPIERDGDEDRRLALKTRVAPLILRRTKDQVAKELPPKTILIHPVELNTGQKDLYETVRATMDKRVRQSIAIKGLEGSRMLFLEALLKLRQICCEPKLLKFEGESKLEAEAAGSAKLEYLADLLDTLIEEGRRILLFSQFTSMLEIIEGLLQSRQVRYLKLTGESKNRGELVEKFQTGSYPVFLISLKAGGTGLNLTAADTVIHYDPWWNPAAEAQATDRAYRIGQTQPVFVHKLICQGTVEERIHQLQAKKSQLADSLLSDAARAAAPDEVTLSALLAPLG; this is encoded by the coding sequence TTGGAAACGAAGCCGGACATTCATGAATTCTTCGACGACGAGCGCTGGCGCGAGCGGTTCGAAGAGGAGTGCTTGCTGATCGGCCAAAAGCTCCGGCCAAAAGTGCGGGATCTCAAAGGGGACTGGCCGGATGAGGAGAACTTCATCCTCAGCGCGAACATCGCCGGTGAGGAAAGCGAAATCAACCTGTGGATCTCCGGAGATGACTGGGATTTCGAAACGGGCTGCACTTGCGAAGTCCGCACTTTTTGCCCGCACGCCGCGGCCTTGCTCGAGGAGGCGGGCAAGCCGAAGAATCTTTCCCGGGTGTTGGAAGGCCGGCCCGCTCGCATTACTGCGTCGCCACAAGCCCTGAGCATGCCGGTGGCAGCCGAGGACACTCCGCATCTCGAGCTTACGCCAAGCTTCCGCTTGGAAATCCTGCGCGAGGAGACGGAGACCAAAGTCGTCCGGCTTCTTCTCCAGGCATTGAAGATTCCCGACAGCGGCGATTGGGTCGTCGCACGCCCGCTGGCGATCTACGGCGAGCATCGTATTCCTCTCGGCGGGATTCCCGGGCCGCGGGAATACCATGTCGAAACCGCGCAGGGTCCGTTGGTGATCCGCCGCGATATCGCCGCGGAGATGAACGCGATTCTTTTGCTCCAGCAGGCCGGGCTTGCCAGTCTTGCCGGTCATTCGCAGTTCCGTTTCCTCCTTGGCCTCGCGGGCAAGCGCAAGGCAGGCACGCTCTCCGAGGCCGGCCTGTGGTTTCCCAATCCGGGTCACGGCACCTTGGGTGAATATTGGCCGTGGCTCCGTGCCGCGGGTGCCGCCACCTTGGAAGCGAACGGCTGGACCGTCTTTTTCGATCACGCTGTCGGTCATGAAGTGATTGATCTCGATCCCGAGGGCTTCATCTACACGCTGGAAGACGACGGCAGCGGTTGGTTTCACCTCTCTGTCGGGTTCGATGTCGCGGGCAAGCAACTCGACCTTCTGCCGATCCTCGCGCAGCTGCTCGACCGCGGGGCCTTGGAGACCACGCTGGAGTTCCCCGCGGATGGCCATTTCCTCCATCATCTGGAAGACGGTCGCGCCCTGCGCCTTCCCGCCGCACGGATCCGCCGGATCTTGAAGCAATTCGCCGCGCTCATCGATCCCCGGCGCTTCAAGGGTGGAAAGCTGAAGCTGCATCCGCTGGATGCTGCCGCCATTGTGACTTCGGAGGAACTCGGCATCCAAGCGCCCGAAAAGCTCGCCGAGCTTGCCACCAAGCTTACCTCCTTCTCGGGAATCGAGAAGATCCCGCAGCCCGGTGGCATCAAGGCGGAGCTGCGCGAGTACCAGCTGGAAGGCTTCCACTGGATGCAGTTCATCGCGCGTCACGAGCTTCACGGCATCCTGGCTGATGACATGGGTCTCGGCAAAACCCTGCAGACCATCACCCACATCCTCGCGGAAAAGGATAGCGGGCGCTCTCAAGGGAAGCCGGCCTTGGTCATTGCTCCCACCAGCGTCGTTCCGAATTGGCGCGCAGAGGCGCAGAAGTTCGCGCCGTCCTTGCGCATCCTCATGCTCGATGGCCCGCAGCGGAAGAAGTACTTCCGCTCCATTCCCTATGCGGACTTGGTACTGACATCCTACGCGCTCGTTCAGCGGGATATCGACAAGCTGAAGGAGCACGGCTTCCATCTCGTCGTTCTGGATGAGGCCCAGTACGTGAAGAACCCCGGCTCGAAGATGGCGCAGGCCGTTTGCCAGCTCGAGGCACGCCATCGCCTCTGTCTGTCCGGCACCCCGGTGGAGAATCATCTCGGCGAGCTCTGGAGCCTCATGCGCTTCCTGATGCCCGGGTTCCTCGGCGGTCAAGAGGACTTCAACCGCCGCTTCCGTACTCCGATCGAACGGGATGGCGACGAAGACCGCCGCCTTGCGTTGAAGACTCGCGTTGCTCCGCTGATCTTGCGCCGCACCAAGGACCAGGTGGCGAAGGAGCTCCCGCCGAAGACGATCCTCATCCACCCGGTCGAGCTGAATACGGGACAAAAGGATCTCTATGAGACCGTCCGTGCCACGATGGACAAGCGGGTGCGGCAATCGATCGCGATCAAGGGCTTGGAAGGCTCACGCATGCTCTTCCTCGAGGCCTTGCTCAAGCTTCGCCAGATCTGCTGCGAGCCGAAGCTCCTGAAGTTCGAGGGCGAGTCGAAACTGGAAGCTGAAGCCGCCGGATCCGCGAAGCTGGAATATCTTGCGGATCTTCTCGATACCTTGATCGAGGAAGGTCGCCGCATTCTGCTCTTCTCGCAGTTTACCTCGATGCTTGAGATCATCGAAGGGCTGCTGCAATCGCGCCAGGTCCGCTATCTCAAGCTCACCGGCGAATCGAAGAACCGAGGTGAGTTGGTGGAGAAGTTCCAGACAGGCAGCTATCCCGTCTTCCTCATCTCCCTGAAGGCTGGCGGTACCGGGCTCAATCTCACGGCGGCGGATACGGTGATCCATTACGATCCTTGGTGGAATCCCGCAGCCGAAGCCCAAGCCACGGACCGAGCCTATCGCATCGGCCAGACGCAGCCGGTCTTCGTGCACAAGCTGATCTGCCAAGGGACGGTAGAGGAGCGCATCCACCAGCTTCAGGCGAAGAAGAGCCAGCTCGCGGACTCTCTCCTCTCGGATGCCGCCCGTGCCGCTGCGCCGGATGAAGTCACGCTATCGGCGCTCTTGGCTCCTCTCGGATGA
- a CDS encoding transglutaminase domain-containing protein: MKCLIVALGLTGCAFAAPVDDFIAAAKAKHGAEGEKAARFVADHMPAKDRETLSAEFLGENLDLAFGARAEFPWAKQVPEEIFLNDVVPYAVFDETREGWRKDFLEKARPVVKDAKTATEAVQALNKEFFNIVKVHYNTGRKAPNQSPSESAALGKATCTGLSIILVDACRAVGIPARAVGTPMWANERGNHTWVEVWDGGWHFTGADEYDKDGLNRGWFTNDAAQAKADVPKYSIYATSWKKDGLSFPMVWAENSQEVAAVNVTGRYAKAPAAAAPVTNLGVRLFGKGEKERIVAKVEVLDESGKLLGEAQTKAGTADLNDMPRFPVQPGTKVKLRVSFDGVTREKDLGAVTAGEPTVDLRWSELKEVQPSAGLSKEGAQELVAKLYQKAVQENAAERKQELEKKAIVLGDKTLRWEAKVFGEAPAEGHSLWISMHGGGGAPAALNDQQWKNQIGLYQPAEGIYVAPRAPTNNWNLWHEAHIDPMFERLIEDYVALEGVNPDKVYLMGYSAGGDGVWQLAPRMADRFAAASMMAGHPNEVSLLGLRNLPFAIFMGANDGAYSRNTIAKVKAELLDGLEQQDPGGYVHISRIYEGLGHWMERKDAEALPWMAKFTRNAWPKKVVWVQDDVTHDRFYWIKIPDKAAAKEGQKIVATVEGQTIRLEGDVLGKTVLRLSDQLLDLDQPVNVIVNGRQVWSGEVLRSPEAIAQGLLERLDLRAAATAVVELP, encoded by the coding sequence ATGAAATGCCTGATTGTAGCGCTCGGCCTGACAGGATGTGCCTTCGCAGCCCCGGTGGATGACTTCATCGCGGCGGCGAAGGCGAAGCACGGGGCGGAGGGTGAAAAGGCGGCGCGCTTCGTGGCGGACCACATGCCGGCGAAGGATCGGGAGACGCTTTCGGCGGAGTTCCTCGGCGAGAACCTCGATCTGGCCTTCGGGGCGCGTGCCGAGTTTCCATGGGCGAAGCAGGTGCCGGAGGAGATCTTTCTCAATGACGTGGTGCCCTATGCGGTCTTTGACGAGACGCGCGAAGGTTGGCGGAAGGACTTCCTCGAGAAGGCCCGCCCGGTGGTGAAGGATGCGAAGACGGCCACGGAAGCGGTGCAGGCGCTGAACAAGGAGTTCTTCAACATCGTCAAGGTTCACTACAATACCGGCCGCAAGGCGCCGAACCAGAGTCCCTCGGAATCCGCGGCGCTGGGCAAAGCGACCTGCACGGGACTTTCCATCATCCTGGTCGATGCCTGCCGCGCGGTCGGCATCCCGGCCCGTGCGGTGGGGACGCCGATGTGGGCGAATGAGCGGGGCAATCACACCTGGGTCGAAGTCTGGGACGGCGGCTGGCATTTCACCGGTGCCGATGAGTACGACAAGGATGGGCTGAATCGCGGCTGGTTCACCAATGACGCGGCACAGGCGAAAGCGGATGTGCCGAAGTATTCCATCTATGCGACCTCATGGAAAAAGGACGGCCTGAGTTTCCCGATGGTGTGGGCGGAGAACAGCCAGGAGGTAGCGGCGGTGAATGTGACTGGCCGCTATGCGAAGGCGCCTGCGGCTGCCGCGCCGGTGACGAATCTCGGCGTGCGTCTCTTTGGCAAGGGCGAGAAAGAGAGAATCGTCGCGAAAGTCGAGGTGCTGGACGAGAGCGGCAAGCTTCTTGGCGAAGCGCAGACGAAGGCTGGCACGGCGGACCTGAATGACATGCCACGTTTTCCGGTGCAGCCGGGCACCAAGGTGAAGCTGCGGGTGTCCTTCGACGGCGTCACGAGGGAGAAAGACCTGGGTGCTGTCACCGCAGGAGAGCCGACGGTGGACCTGCGCTGGAGCGAATTGAAAGAGGTGCAGCCATCGGCGGGCCTTAGCAAGGAAGGAGCGCAAGAGCTTGTCGCGAAACTCTATCAGAAGGCCGTTCAGGAAAATGCTGCCGAGCGCAAGCAAGAGCTAGAGAAGAAGGCCATCGTGCTTGGCGACAAGACCCTGCGCTGGGAGGCGAAGGTCTTCGGCGAAGCTCCGGCGGAAGGCCACAGCCTGTGGATCTCGATGCATGGCGGCGGCGGTGCCCCGGCGGCATTGAATGACCAGCAGTGGAAAAACCAGATCGGCCTCTATCAGCCAGCAGAGGGCATCTACGTCGCACCACGGGCACCGACGAACAACTGGAACCTCTGGCACGAAGCTCACATCGATCCGATGTTCGAGCGCTTGATCGAGGACTACGTAGCGCTGGAGGGCGTGAATCCGGACAAGGTTTACCTAATGGGTTATTCGGCTGGCGGCGATGGCGTATGGCAGCTCGCGCCGCGCATGGCGGATCGCTTCGCCGCTGCCTCGATGATGGCAGGACATCCGAACGAGGTGTCCTTGTTAGGCCTGCGGAATCTCCCCTTCGCGATCTTCATGGGTGCCAATGATGGAGCCTACAGCCGCAATACCATCGCCAAGGTAAAGGCGGAGCTGCTTGATGGCCTGGAGCAACAGGATCCCGGTGGCTATGTCCACATCTCCCGCATCTACGAAGGGCTCGGCCACTGGATGGAGCGGAAGGACGCGGAGGCCTTGCCTTGGATGGCGAAGTTCACCCGGAATGCATGGCCGAAGAAGGTCGTCTGGGTGCAGGATGATGTGACCCACGACCGCTTCTACTGGATCAAGATCCCGGACAAGGCGGCCGCCAAGGAAGGCCAAAAGATCGTCGCGACCGTAGAGGGGCAAACGATCCGTTTGGAGGGAGATGTACTAGGAAAGACCGTTTTGCGTCTTTCCGATCAGCTCTTGGATCTGGATCAGCCGGTGAACGTGATTGTGAACGGCAGGCAAGTTTGGTCGGGCGAAGTCCTCCGGAGTCCGGAGGCAATCGCACAGGGCCTGCTGGAGCGGCTTGATTTGCGGGCCGCCGCCACCGCAGTGGTCGAACTTCCGTAA
- a CDS encoding succinylglutamate desuccinylase/aspartoacylase domain-containing protein yields the protein MPDGFDVAAFLGEFTELAEKKGFTRRVLCETAAGPVIAWERLEKEPPAYVSAGMHGDEPAGPLAALELLRAGVLDEGSWLICPALNPTGLTAGTRESAEGIDLNRDYLVRSSIEVRTHVAWMEGLPCPRLFVSLHEDWESTGFYFYEINLGEDRPDRAASILKAVEPWLPVEPATVIDEHDIRSAGWIYHVPEADAPKDWPEAIFLAKRGCPISFTFETPSANCMDLRAAAHVAAVKAALDFR from the coding sequence GTGCCGGACGGGTTCGATGTCGCAGCTTTCCTCGGCGAGTTCACGGAGCTCGCTGAAAAGAAGGGCTTCACCCGCCGGGTCCTTTGCGAAACCGCCGCAGGGCCAGTGATCGCGTGGGAGCGTCTGGAGAAAGAGCCGCCTGCCTACGTGTCTGCGGGCATGCATGGCGATGAACCGGCAGGGCCGCTGGCGGCACTGGAGTTGCTCCGCGCCGGGGTGCTTGACGAGGGCTCCTGGCTGATCTGTCCGGCGCTGAATCCCACCGGCCTCACCGCTGGAACCCGGGAGAGCGCGGAGGGGATCGACCTGAACCGCGACTACTTGGTCCGTAGTAGCATCGAGGTGCGAACCCATGTCGCGTGGATGGAGGGCCTGCCCTGCCCTAGGCTCTTCGTTTCCCTGCACGAGGACTGGGAAAGCACCGGCTTCTATTTTTACGAAATCAACCTTGGGGAGGATCGTCCCGATCGAGCCGCGTCGATTCTTAAAGCAGTGGAGCCATGGCTGCCGGTGGAGCCCGCCACGGTGATCGACGAGCATGACATCCGGTCGGCCGGCTGGATCTATCACGTCCCGGAGGCCGACGCGCCGAAGGACTGGCCGGAGGCGATCTTCCTAGCGAAGCGCGGCTGCCCGATTTCCTTCACTTTTGAAACCCCCAGCGCGAATTGCATGGACCTCCGTGCCGCGGCCCACGTCGCCGCGGTGAAGGCGGCCCTCGATTTCCGGTAA
- a CDS encoding TerC family protein — protein MDWIHTILGPDPAAGLMVVFILILIEGVLSVDNAAVLATMVMKLPEEQRGKALKYGIIGAYAFRGVCLVLAAWLITIWWLEPIGGLYLLWLAYKHFTRHESVEAEAEAAVAVEGNFLYRHTLGRLGPFWATVVAVEVMDLAFSIDNVLAAVAYVKNFPMPSKLILVCIGVFLGILAMRFAAQGFVKLMHHYPFLETCAFIVIAILGVKLVLSVPRHFLPEGNPVHDVLASKYFDLGTSVLTLLIFIVPVLVHKMKGKSAEA, from the coding sequence ACCCGGCAGCCGGCCTGATGGTCGTTTTCATTCTCATCCTCATCGAGGGGGTGCTCTCCGTCGACAATGCCGCGGTGCTGGCCACCATGGTGATGAAGCTCCCCGAGGAGCAGCGCGGCAAGGCGCTGAAATACGGGATCATCGGTGCCTACGCTTTCCGCGGGGTCTGCCTGGTGCTGGCGGCGTGGCTCATTACCATCTGGTGGCTGGAGCCGATCGGCGGCCTTTACTTGCTGTGGTTGGCTTACAAGCACTTCACCCGCCATGAATCGGTGGAAGCCGAGGCGGAAGCAGCAGTCGCCGTGGAGGGGAATTTCCTCTACCGGCACACCCTTGGTCGCCTGGGGCCTTTCTGGGCCACGGTCGTGGCGGTGGAGGTCATGGATCTCGCCTTCTCCATTGATAACGTGCTGGCGGCAGTGGCTTACGTGAAGAACTTCCCGATGCCCTCGAAGCTGATCCTCGTCTGCATCGGCGTCTTCCTCGGGATTCTCGCGATGCGCTTTGCGGCTCAAGGCTTCGTGAAGCTGATGCACCACTATCCCTTCCTGGAGACCTGCGCCTTCATCGTCATCGCGATCCTCGGCGTGAAGCTCGTGCTGAGCGTCCCGCGGCACTTCCTGCCGGAGGGAAATCCGGTGCATGACGTGCTGGCCAGCAAGTATTTCGACCTCGGCACCTCGGTGCTGACGCTGCTGATTTTCATCGTTCCGGTGCTCGTTCACAAGATGAAGGGAAAATCCGCGGAAGCCTGA